The DNA segment TTGACCAGTCGGGTGCAGATGTTGATGCTGGCCCCGGTGCGGCTGCGAACATCGCTGGCGTGTTCGTCCATGCCGATCACGTCGCTGGCGTCCACGATCTCCAGTGGCAGGGATGCGCTGCCCGGAAACTTGCCCAGTTCGGCGTGCAGGGCCACCCGCTCACCCACCAGCAGCACCGATACCCCCGCCCGCGCCGCCAGAATCGCACCCTCCACATTGGGCACCGCGCCGTGGTCCCCGCCCGCCGCATCCAGCGCGATGGGCAGACTGCCCGCCGCTGCCCCGGCTTCAGCGCTCATCGTTTTCGGCCAGCGCGGCGGTCATGTAGAAGGGACGCCCCTCCGCCGCCTTCGTGTCCGGGCTGCGCTGTTCCCCCCGCCCGTCGCTGGGCAGACGGTAGCCAGGGCGCTCGATCTGGGCACGCAGGTCACCCAGGTCCACGTACAGGTCGGCGGCGTTGCGCAGCTCGTAACTGGTCATCTCGGGGATGCTGGCGACGATCACGCGTTTGCCCCGTGCCCGCAGCACCTCCACCGGGCGCTCGAAATCGCCGTCACCAGTCAGCAGCACGGCGGTGTCGTACAGATTGGTGGTGGTCAGCAGGTCCGTGACGATCTCGATGTCCAGGCTGGCGCGGCGGGAGGTGTCGCCGTTCTCGTCGGTACTCTCGCGCAGGGGGCGGGTGCGGACGGTGTAGCCCATGTAGGTCAGCGCATCGGTGAAACGGCGCTGCTTGTCGTCGATGGGCAGGGGCACAGCGGTGTAGTAAAAGGCGTTGTAGAGGGTGCCCTGCGCGGCAAAGTGGTCCAGTATCTTGCGGTGATCGAAGTTCCAGCCCAGCCGCTTGGCCGCCGAGTAGACATTGGCCCCGTCAATAAAAAGTGCAATCCGTGGTGCGTTCATATCCATAAAATCTGTCTCCCGATCCTTTAAATTCTCTACCCCGGCAGATCGCTGGGGCATCCCGGCAGGATAGCGGACGGGAGGCAGACAGAGCGTTCACCCGCTGGGGGGAACCTGGGGAAACACATCCGGCATGTGCAGCGCCTCCCAGACCTCTGCCCGTAGCCGGACCAGATCCACACCGCCGTATTCGTCCGGCAGGGCATCCAGATATTTGACGGCCTTGTGAAAGTTGCGCCCGGTCAGGCTGCCGTGGTGCCAGCGCTTGTGCAGGGCCGCCGCCAGCAGGATCAGCGCTTGCAGAAAGGCGCGTTCCTGGCCCGTCGCCTCCAGCCACAGCTCCTCCCAGGCTTCATGCGCTTCCCACCACTGGCCCAAGTTGAACA comes from the Deinococcus sp. AJ005 genome and includes:
- a CDS encoding NYN domain-containing protein: MNAPRIALFIDGANVYSAAKRLGWNFDHRKILDHFAAQGTLYNAFYYTAVPLPIDDKQRRFTDALTYMGYTVRTRPLRESTDENGDTSRRASLDIEIVTDLLTTTNLYDTAVLLTGDGDFERPVEVLRARGKRVIVASIPEMTSYELRNAADLYVDLGDLRAQIERPGYRLPSDGRGEQRSPDTKAAEGRPFYMTAALAENDER
- a CDS encoding DUF309 domain-containing protein, which codes for MFSTADQQTFRKGAALFNLGQWWEAHEAWEELWLEATGQERAFLQALILLAAALHKRWHHGSLTGRNFHKAVKYLDALPDEYGGVDLVRLRAEVWEALHMPDVFPQVPPSG